The Agromyces mariniharenae genome includes a window with the following:
- a CDS encoding Ig-like domain-containing protein: MRLPKLGGHRSALVTAGAITGVIAIVVGVAVASGGYAAQRVDLGDAAVWVVNGGLESVGRANTKIHELNSVVQTGGSDTEVVQQGSTVLVVDRDSASVGVVDATTSEVVETVPVPPGDTSLALAGDRVVVATDGDLWSVPAADFVDFDAEADPLLTFGQGTVTSVDPEGVLFAFTPSTGEVARVDAAGEETVAARWQAEPVDDDHDVQVTSIDQHWVVLDATDRTLTIDGRRIDLSTMIRIGDEVRLQEPASNGESVAVAHRRGLVVVDLDGGAPVAVVDDVAGAPAAPVRFDGCLHAAWAGGDAAVACPGGQGERFELDDGEGATALDFGENGDALVLNDRPSGHTWAASADYGLIDNWADLLETERDDETIEENDPDTPPILEKGQVAPVATDDELGARPGRSTLLPVLLNDYDANGDVLVVDSVDGELPPGAKVDRVSSNQQLQLTLDDAASGVVSFGYTVGDGRGGTAHASVNVTVRETEENSPPVQQRANHAAVAVGGRVTTAVLGEWIDPDGDPFFLRSATTEEPDAASSTAEGVVVFDERGGVGGERSVSLLVSDGRDDGGGELTVAVRAPGDVPLVAEPFVALATAGEEIRIDPLRHVRGGSGPVRLSAVPAKPDVEVTPDFDGGSFRFTSSAVRTHLIEYSVTDGTMTATGTVRVDVSAPPDRDTTPITVPHTAFLRANQPFDVDVLATDIDPTGGVLVVTGLTDTAEDEGVRVEVVDHRILRVTLSRPLATGSTVFGYRVSNGLAEADGEVTVVEVPPPPVDQPPVAVPDTISARTGDVVDIAVLDNDEQPDGLPLTLAPELVLEPAAGLLFAAGDRLRYFAPDAPGEYDAQYRVAGPDGQNATADVHISVRDADPATNTAPVPPTITARVLAGETVRIPIPLGGVDPDGDSVQLLAQESNPDRGAVTDRGGDWLEYQAGEYSAGTDAFQYSIIDALGARADGTIRVGIAPRIDGSRPPMAVADEVTVRPGRTIAVRVLANDSDPDGGGLALVDVEANGNDAQASIDEDAGVVRVDVPDHEGVFGFVYTVENEGLGSAQAFLTVTADDDAPFARPEASDTVLSLSDILDEEFVDVEVLRNVFLADGNPADLQVGLVANYDRGAQVRRDGSIRVAVEDERRIIPFSVTHPEDPEVTAYAFIWVPGRDDALPQLRRDAPDVRVESGEEVVLDLDDYVIAASGRPVRITDTATVRASHSDGSDLVVDQDTLRFRSEPGYFGLASLSFTVTDGESDGDPTARTGTIVIPITVEPTEDQPPAFTGGVIDFEPGQSKTVDLVRLTNYPYPDAIDELTYRVLAPEPEGFRLVATGRELEITALEATPTGARQSVTVAVEDASGQGTPGRIELRVVPSTRPLAQPAADLAVAARGRTTTIDVLANDSATNPFPGTPLRVVGVRGIDDSLPAGVSIEPSADNATLTVDVSQGAAPVNTTLQYQVADATGDPSRYAWGTITISVQDRPEPVSAPQVTGFGDGTLDVVFGAGGFNNSPITGYEIALVDPANGGVVGTSTCAATTCTVGTPGNGQGNAVVVRVQARNAIGLSDPVDAPGPIWSDVVPPPPQGLRALPLDGRLAIEWQPVSTGAGSAVRSYVVTVAGVSSEVDAATCTATACSTVSQGIPNGTQVPFTVSARNQAYPALAAWTEAGGTGTPFGPPIAGGITVTGDALAGTVTVAWAPFNGNGDAMGGYFVQRLADGQSAVPSGPQACSVTSPAPGSVVAPASGGTVAEVVQVGPDASSVQFTGTATESARYSFVVWGYNRSACVNTEVAGIVVRPAPGAVGGVDSRMDWMNTETWDRYIDRVDAGGPRLQIVAVDANGAQIGSPAEFRGTGWLRTLLNRPFGEAARFQVRSCSVWGSCGPWSAILPADAQPSLTFALPSRVWNEATGTWSWTAAPDNSGLPAVFRCGIEGAGGPPRTAQTATTCQVPEAKPGDRVWLDVEVAGVVARYWNR; this comes from the coding sequence ATGCGGCTGCCGAAGCTCGGCGGCCACCGTTCCGCCCTCGTGACCGCAGGCGCGATCACGGGCGTGATCGCGATCGTGGTCGGGGTCGCCGTCGCCTCCGGCGGGTACGCCGCGCAGCGGGTCGACCTCGGCGACGCGGCGGTCTGGGTCGTGAACGGCGGCCTCGAATCCGTGGGCCGGGCCAACACGAAGATCCACGAGCTGAACTCCGTGGTGCAGACGGGCGGCTCCGACACGGAGGTCGTGCAGCAGGGCTCGACCGTGCTCGTCGTCGACCGCGACAGCGCGAGCGTCGGCGTCGTCGACGCCACGACGTCGGAGGTCGTCGAGACCGTTCCCGTCCCGCCCGGCGACACGTCGCTCGCCCTCGCCGGCGACCGGGTCGTCGTCGCCACGGACGGCGACCTCTGGTCGGTGCCCGCCGCCGACTTCGTCGACTTCGACGCGGAGGCCGATCCGCTGCTCACGTTCGGCCAGGGCACGGTCACGTCGGTCGACCCAGAGGGCGTCCTGTTCGCCTTCACGCCGTCGACGGGCGAGGTCGCCCGGGTCGACGCGGCCGGCGAGGAGACCGTCGCCGCCAGATGGCAGGCCGAGCCCGTCGACGACGACCACGACGTGCAGGTCACCTCGATCGACCAGCACTGGGTGGTGCTCGACGCGACCGACCGGACGCTCACGATCGACGGTCGCCGCATCGACCTCTCCACCATGATCCGGATCGGCGACGAGGTCCGCCTGCAGGAGCCGGCGTCGAACGGCGAATCGGTCGCCGTCGCGCACCGACGTGGTCTCGTCGTCGTGGACCTCGACGGCGGCGCGCCGGTCGCGGTCGTCGACGACGTCGCCGGCGCACCCGCCGCACCGGTGCGATTCGACGGATGCCTCCATGCCGCGTGGGCGGGCGGTGACGCGGCCGTCGCCTGTCCGGGCGGCCAGGGGGAGCGGTTCGAGCTCGACGACGGCGAGGGCGCGACCGCGCTCGACTTCGGCGAGAACGGCGACGCCCTCGTGCTGAACGATCGTCCCAGCGGCCACACGTGGGCGGCCTCCGCCGACTACGGGCTCATCGACAACTGGGCGGACCTGCTCGAGACCGAGCGCGACGACGAGACGATCGAGGAGAACGATCCCGACACGCCGCCCATCCTCGAGAAGGGCCAGGTGGCGCCTGTCGCGACCGACGACGAGCTCGGCGCACGACCGGGCCGGTCGACGCTCCTGCCCGTGCTGCTCAACGACTACGACGCGAACGGCGACGTGCTCGTCGTCGACTCCGTCGACGGCGAGCTGCCGCCCGGCGCGAAGGTCGACCGGGTGTCGAGCAACCAGCAGCTGCAGCTCACGCTCGACGACGCGGCATCCGGCGTCGTCTCGTTCGGCTACACCGTGGGCGACGGCCGCGGCGGCACTGCGCACGCCAGCGTGAACGTGACGGTGCGCGAGACCGAGGAGAACTCGCCGCCCGTGCAGCAGCGGGCGAACCACGCCGCCGTCGCGGTCGGCGGACGCGTCACCACGGCGGTGCTCGGCGAATGGATCGACCCCGACGGCGACCCGTTCTTCCTGCGCTCGGCCACGACGGAGGAACCCGATGCCGCCTCGTCGACGGCCGAGGGCGTGGTCGTGTTCGACGAGCGCGGCGGCGTCGGCGGGGAGCGCTCCGTGTCGCTCCTCGTGTCCGACGGGCGTGACGACGGCGGGGGTGAGCTCACGGTCGCGGTGCGCGCGCCCGGCGACGTGCCCCTCGTCGCGGAGCCGTTCGTCGCGCTCGCCACGGCGGGCGAGGAGATCCGGATCGACCCGCTTCGGCACGTGCGCGGGGGTTCCGGACCGGTGCGCCTGAGCGCCGTGCCGGCCAAGCCCGACGTCGAGGTCACGCCCGACTTCGACGGCGGCAGCTTCCGGTTCACGAGCTCGGCGGTGCGCACGCACCTCATCGAGTACTCCGTGACCGACGGCACCATGACCGCGACGGGCACGGTGCGTGTCGACGTGTCGGCACCGCCCGACCGCGACACGACCCCGATCACCGTGCCGCACACCGCGTTCCTGCGCGCGAACCAGCCGTTCGACGTCGACGTGCTCGCGACCGACATCGACCCCACGGGCGGCGTGCTCGTCGTCACGGGCCTCACCGACACCGCCGAGGACGAGGGCGTGCGGGTCGAGGTCGTCGACCACCGCATCCTGCGCGTCACCCTCTCGCGGCCGCTCGCGACGGGGTCGACGGTGTTCGGCTACCGCGTGAGCAACGGCCTCGCCGAGGCCGACGGCGAGGTCACCGTGGTCGAGGTGCCGCCACCGCCCGTCGACCAGCCGCCCGTGGCCGTGCCCGACACGATCTCGGCGCGCACGGGCGACGTCGTCGACATCGCGGTGCTCGACAACGACGAGCAGCCCGACGGCCTGCCGCTCACGCTCGCGCCCGAGCTCGTGCTGGAGCCCGCCGCCGGCCTCCTGTTCGCCGCGGGCGACCGCCTGCGCTACTTCGCACCCGACGCGCCCGGCGAGTACGACGCGCAGTACCGGGTCGCCGGGCCCGACGGGCAGAACGCCACCGCCGACGTGCACATCTCGGTGCGCGACGCCGACCCCGCGACGAACACCGCGCCCGTGCCGCCGACCATCACCGCGCGCGTGCTCGCCGGCGAGACCGTGCGCATCCCGATCCCGCTGGGCGGCGTCGACCCCGACGGCGACTCGGTGCAGCTGCTCGCGCAGGAGTCCAACCCCGACCGCGGCGCGGTCACCGACCGCGGCGGCGACTGGCTCGAGTACCAGGCCGGCGAGTACTCGGCGGGCACCGACGCGTTCCAGTACTCGATCATCGACGCGCTCGGCGCCCGCGCCGACGGCACCATCCGAGTGGGCATCGCGCCCCGCATCGACGGTTCGCGTCCGCCGATGGCCGTCGCCGACGAGGTCACGGTGCGCCCGGGCCGCACCATCGCGGTGCGCGTCCTCGCGAACGACTCCGACCCCGACGGCGGCGGGCTCGCGCTCGTCGACGTGGAGGCCAACGGCAACGACGCCCAGGCCTCGATCGACGAGGACGCCGGCGTAGTGCGCGTCGACGTGCCCGACCACGAAGGCGTCTTCGGCTTCGTCTACACCGTCGAGAACGAGGGGCTCGGCTCGGCGCAGGCGTTCCTCACGGTCACGGCCGACGACGACGCGCCGTTCGCCCGCCCCGAGGCATCCGACACCGTGCTCAGCCTGAGCGACATCCTCGACGAGGAGTTCGTCGACGTCGAGGTGCTGCGGAACGTGTTCCTCGCCGACGGCAACCCCGCCGACCTGCAGGTCGGCCTCGTCGCGAACTACGATCGGGGCGCGCAGGTGCGCCGCGACGGCAGCATCCGGGTCGCCGTCGAGGACGAGCGGCGCATCATCCCGTTCTCGGTCACCCACCCTGAAGACCCCGAGGTGACGGCGTACGCGTTCATCTGGGTCCCCGGACGCGACGACGCGCTGCCGCAACTGCGCCGCGACGCGCCCGACGTGAGGGTCGAGAGCGGCGAGGAGGTCGTGCTCGACCTCGACGACTACGTCATCGCGGCATCCGGTCGGCCGGTGCGCATCACCGACACCGCGACGGTGCGCGCCTCGCACAGCGACGGCAGCGATCTCGTGGTCGACCAGGACACGCTGCGGTTCCGCAGCGAGCCGGGCTACTTCGGCCTCGCGTCGCTGTCGTTCACGGTGACCGATGGCGAATCCGACGGCGATCCCACGGCCCGCACGGGCACGATCGTGATCCCGATCACGGTCGAGCCGACCGAGGACCAGCCTCCCGCGTTCACCGGCGGCGTGATCGACTTCGAGCCCGGCCAGTCGAAGACCGTCGACCTGGTGCGCCTCACCAACTACCCGTATCCCGATGCGATCGACGAGCTGACCTACCGCGTGCTCGCGCCCGAGCCCGAGGGCTTCCGCCTCGTCGCGACGGGGCGGGAACTCGAGATCACCGCGCTCGAGGCCACGCCGACCGGCGCCCGCCAGTCGGTCACGGTGGCGGTCGAGGACGCCTCGGGCCAGGGCACGCCGGGTCGCATCGAACTGCGCGTGGTCCCGTCGACGCGGCCGCTCGCCCAGCCCGCAGCCGACCTCGCCGTTGCCGCGCGCGGACGCACGACGACGATCGACGTGCTCGCGAACGACTCGGCCACGAACCCGTTCCCGGGAACCCCGCTGCGGGTGGTCGGCGTCCGCGGCATCGACGACAGCCTGCCCGCAGGCGTGTCGATCGAGCCCAGCGCCGACAACGCCACGCTCACGGTCGACGTGTCGCAGGGCGCGGCTCCCGTGAACACGACGCTGCAGTACCAGGTCGCCGACGCCACCGGCGATCCGAGCCGGTACGCCTGGGGCACCATCACGATCTCCGTCCAGGACCGGCCCGAGCCGGTGAGCGCCCCGCAGGTGACGGGCTTCGGCGACGGGACGCTCGACGTCGTGTTCGGCGCCGGCGGGTTCAACAACTCGCCGATCACGGGCTACGAGATCGCACTCGTCGACCCCGCGAACGGCGGAGTGGTCGGCACGTCGACCTGCGCGGCGACGACCTGCACCGTCGGCACGCCCGGCAACGGCCAGGGCAATGCGGTCGTCGTGCGCGTGCAGGCCCGGAACGCGATCGGCCTCTCCGACCCGGTCGACGCACCCGGCCCGATCTGGTCCGACGTCGTCCCGCCGCCCCCGCAGGGCCTCCGCGCACTGCCGCTCGACGGCCGCCTCGCGATCGAGTGGCAGCCCGTCTCGACGGGTGCGGGCAGTGCCGTCCGCTCGTACGTCGTCACGGTCGCCGGCGTCTCGAGCGAGGTGGATGCCGCGACCTGCACCGCGACGGCCTGCTCGACCGTGTCGCAGGGCATCCCCAACGGGACGCAGGTGCCGTTCACGGTCAGCGCGCGCAACCAGGCCTACCCGGCCCTCGCCGCGTGGACCGAGGCGGGCGGCACCGGCACGCCGTTCGGCCCGCCGATCGCGGGCGGGATCACCGTCACGGGCGACGCGCTCGCCGGCACGGTCACGGTCGCGTGGGCGCCGTTCAACGGCAACGGCGACGCCATGGGCGGCTACTTCGTGCAGCGCCTCGCCGACGGGCAGTCGGCCGTGCCGAGCGGTCCGCAGGCGTGCTCGGTGACGAGCCCGGCTCCGGGAAGCGTGGTCGCGCCGGCGAGCGGCGGCACCGTCGCCGAGGTCGTGCAGGTGGGGCCGGATGCCTCGAGCGTGCAGTTCACGGGCACCGCCACCGAGTCGGCGCGCTACTCCTTCGTGGTCTGGGGCTACAACCGGTCGGCCTGCGTCAACACCGAGGTCGCCGGGATCGTGGTACGGCCGGCGCCGGGCGCCGTCGGCGGCGTGGACAGCCGCATGGACTGGATGAACACCGAGACCTGGGATCGCTACATCGACCGGGTGGACGCGGGCGGCCCACGCCTGCAGATCGTCGCCGTCGACGCGAACGGCGCCCAGATCGGCAGCCCTGCCGAGTTCCGCGGCACGGGCTGGCTGCGGACGCTCCTCAACCGGCCGTTCGGCGAGGCCGCGCGGTTCCAGGTGCGCTCGTGCTCGGTGTGGGGCAGCTGCGGTCCGTGGTCGGCGATCCTGCCGGCCGACGCCCAGCCGTCGCTGACCTTCGCCCTGCCGAGCCGGGTGTGGAACGAGGCGACGGGCACCTGGTCGTGGACGGCCGCGCCCGACAACTCCGGACTGCCCGCCGTCTTCCGCTGCGGGATCGAGGGCGCGGGCGGACCCCCGCGCACGGCCCAGACGGCGACGACGTGCCAGGTGCCGGAAGCCAAGCCCGGGGACCGGGTCTGGTTGGATGTTGAGGTGGCGGGCGTGGTCGCCCGCTACTGGAACCGATGA
- a CDS encoding serine/threonine-protein kinase encodes MTRRLPSTPPNLPGFAFIRVLGSGGFADVFLYEQNMPRRLVAVKVLLAEVVNDDLRRMFQAEANLMAQLSSHPSILTVYQASVAADGRPYLVMEYCSSTLGQRYRAVQLPLAEVLSIGVRIASAVETAHRQGVLHRDIKPSNILTTAYGHPVLSDFGIAATLGEAETTEAVGLSIPWSAPEVLHDDVSGTVASEVWSLGATVYSLLAGRSPFEVPGGDNAPVTLMGRIEKAKPAPTGRVDVPPSLERVLARSMSKRPQDRQASALEFIRDLQSAEEELGLPQTPLEVAMDDWALATAVDLDERTRVSGHHSNVDAQGSRRRSRRIPVRASSAAQGIDGRSHEVSTGRQRTAPPTMRRLVWGISIAAALIVALVGAGVVAVLQGTRSIPVVANVQGSVVGDSAVFTWDDPGIQGGDAYLVAVDGEPEPIQRVARVEVPVQEGDRVCVTVTVTREGKSGDPSAERCVDVTGVG; translated from the coding sequence GTGACGAGGCGCCTGCCGTCCACCCCGCCGAACCTGCCCGGGTTCGCGTTCATCCGCGTGCTCGGCTCGGGCGGGTTCGCCGACGTCTTCCTCTACGAGCAGAACATGCCGCGTCGGCTCGTCGCCGTGAAGGTGCTGCTCGCCGAGGTCGTGAACGACGACCTGCGCCGGATGTTCCAGGCCGAGGCCAACCTGATGGCCCAGCTGTCGTCGCATCCGTCCATCCTCACGGTGTACCAGGCGAGCGTCGCCGCCGACGGGCGCCCCTACCTCGTGATGGAGTACTGCTCGTCGACGCTCGGGCAGCGCTACCGCGCCGTGCAGCTGCCGCTCGCCGAGGTGCTCTCGATCGGCGTGCGCATCGCCAGCGCCGTCGAGACGGCCCACCGGCAGGGCGTCCTGCACCGCGACATCAAGCCGTCGAACATCCTCACCACCGCCTACGGACACCCCGTGCTCTCCGACTTCGGCATCGCGGCGACCCTCGGCGAGGCCGAGACGACCGAGGCCGTCGGCCTGTCGATCCCGTGGTCGGCGCCCGAGGTGCTGCACGACGACGTGTCGGGCACCGTCGCGAGCGAGGTGTGGTCGCTCGGGGCCACCGTCTACTCGCTCCTCGCCGGCCGCAGCCCGTTCGAGGTGCCGGGCGGCGACAACGCGCCCGTGACGCTCATGGGGCGCATCGAGAAGGCGAAGCCGGCGCCGACCGGACGGGTCGACGTGCCGCCGAGCCTCGAGCGCGTCCTGGCACGTTCGATGTCGAAGCGGCCCCAGGACCGGCAGGCGAGCGCGCTCGAGTTCATCCGCGACCTGCAGTCGGCGGAGGAGGAGCTCGGGCTGCCGCAGACGCCGCTCGAGGTCGCCATGGACGACTGGGCCCTCGCGACCGCGGTCGACCTCGACGAGCGCACGCGCGTGAGCGGCCATCACTCGAACGTCGACGCGCAGGGGAGCCGGCGCCGTTCGCGGCGCATCCCGGTGCGGGCCTCGAGCGCCGCGCAGGGGATCGACGGCCGCTCGCACGAGGTGTCCACGGGCCGCCAGCGCACCGCGCCGCCCACCATGAGGCGGCTCGTGTGGGGCATCTCGATCGCCGCCGCCCTCATCGTCGCGCTCGTCGGCGCCGGCGTCGTCGCGGTCCTGCAGGGCACCCGCTCGATCCCGGTCGTCGCGAACGTGCAGGGCTCGGTCGTCGGCGACTCGGCCGTGTTCACCTGGGACGACCCCGGGATCCAGGGCGGCGACGCCTACCTCGTCGCCGTCGACGGCGAGCCCGAGCCCATCCAGCGCGTCGCCCGCGTCGAGGTGCCCGTGCAGGAGGGCGACCGGGTGTGCGTCACCGTCACGGTGACCCGCGAGGGCAAGTCGGGCGACCCCAGCGCCGAGCGGTGCGTCGACGTGACGGGGGTCGGCTGA
- a CDS encoding PP2C family protein-serine/threonine phosphatase, translating to MTQIGNGNARHRVTLPDGTEITIAWAAVTDTGLRREVNEDSFVAQAPIFAVADGMGGHAAGDFASAAVVTRLAEHGGKSMMGTPEIDAALRLAVQDMGRGAGVTDEGSGTTVTGAALGSISDEPAWIVFNIGDSRVYRLVGGVLEQLTVDHSIVQELVDAGQITREEADTHPHSNVITRAVGFHEAPIPDYRAIAVEPGMRLLICSDGLTKELTSYGIRHFLVANPKPEQAARQLVDAAVGNGGRDNITVVVVDVLKVVRPAHAPQHRSPDSDVD from the coding sequence GTGACCCAGATCGGCAACGGCAACGCCCGTCATCGCGTCACGCTGCCCGACGGCACCGAGATCACGATCGCATGGGCCGCCGTCACCGACACGGGCCTGCGCCGCGAGGTCAACGAGGACAGCTTCGTCGCGCAGGCGCCGATCTTCGCAGTCGCCGACGGCATGGGCGGGCACGCGGCCGGCGACTTCGCCAGCGCCGCCGTGGTCACCCGGCTCGCCGAGCACGGCGGCAAGTCGATGATGGGCACCCCCGAGATCGACGCGGCCCTCCGGCTCGCGGTGCAGGACATGGGCCGCGGCGCCGGCGTCACCGACGAGGGCAGCGGCACCACGGTCACGGGCGCCGCGCTCGGCAGCATCTCCGACGAGCCCGCCTGGATCGTGTTCAACATCGGCGACTCGCGCGTCTACCGGCTCGTCGGCGGCGTGCTCGAGCAATTGACCGTCGACCACTCGATCGTGCAGGAGCTCGTCGATGCCGGCCAGATCACGCGCGAGGAGGCCGACACGCACCCGCACTCCAACGTGATCACGCGCGCCGTGGGCTTCCACGAGGCGCCGATCCCCGACTACCGCGCCATCGCGGTCGAGCCGGGCATGCGCCTGCTGATCTGCTCCGACGGGCTCACGAAGGAGCTCACGTCGTACGGCATCCGGCACTTCCTCGTGGCCAACCCGAAGCCCGAGCAGGCCGCCCGCCAGCTCGTCGATGCGGCGGTCGGCAACGGCGGTCGCGACAACATCACGGTCGTCGTGGTCGACGTGCTCAAGGTCGTCCGACCCGCCCACGCGCCCCAGCACCGCAGCCCCGACAGCGACGTCGACTGA
- a CDS encoding FHA domain-containing protein, with product MVAGTVTSAAVPGAPAWDVVVGHRFIVAIAAPSPDATTSALAAAAADDAVTVEALVGTIPLGGAGAVESFAIVWWPGPGTDEVTAVVRGDAVVDLTSPGGTRRFDARGIRPWHLADFGSVIALRVTGVDAPLDRLGESGDAVGHARAGFRASAVEWSAAPQPPRRPDAAVADADTVLLPRPHDPDTVRTRQDDTADEHAVADTVRTTSSLREPQFDLASPPTSRIRAIAPAATPSPSPDQDLAGLEPRVLGAGLRLEPASIPVPPEPPTADRDAPTGHDGPAEHDRAAEAHVVASVEPPAAASVEPRAAPGAPAFRIGTGEPRPVTGPVLIGRRPHAPRVPDPRGVVPELVTVASPRAVVSGTHLELRVEGTRVVATDLRSTNGTIVRSAAGVRRMRAGESIVVAPGTRLDLGDDTIIEILPAPTAPPE from the coding sequence ATGGTCGCGGGAACCGTCACGAGCGCGGCGGTGCCCGGTGCACCCGCGTGGGACGTCGTGGTCGGCCACCGCTTCATCGTCGCCATCGCCGCGCCCTCGCCCGACGCGACCACGTCGGCGCTCGCCGCCGCGGCCGCCGACGACGCGGTGACCGTCGAGGCGCTCGTCGGCACGATCCCGCTCGGCGGTGCCGGCGCCGTCGAGTCGTTCGCCATCGTGTGGTGGCCCGGCCCCGGCACCGACGAGGTGACCGCCGTGGTGCGCGGCGACGCGGTGGTCGACCTCACGTCGCCCGGCGGCACTCGGCGTTTCGATGCCCGCGGCATCCGCCCGTGGCACCTGGCGGACTTCGGCTCCGTGATCGCGCTGCGCGTCACCGGGGTCGACGCGCCCCTCGACCGCCTCGGCGAGTCGGGCGACGCGGTGGGGCATGCGCGCGCCGGCTTCCGCGCGTCCGCCGTCGAGTGGTCGGCGGCGCCGCAGCCGCCCCGCCGACCCGATGCCGCGGTCGCCGACGCCGACACGGTGCTCCTGCCGCGTCCGCACGATCCCGACACGGTGCGCACCCGCCAGGACGACACCGCCGACGAGCACGCCGTCGCCGACACCGTCCGCACGACGAGCTCCCTGCGGGAGCCCCAGTTCGACCTCGCCTCGCCGCCCACGTCCCGCATCCGCGCCATCGCTCCGGCGGCGACGCCGTCCCCGTCGCCCGACCAGGACCTCGCCGGTCTCGAGCCGCGCGTGCTCGGCGCGGGCCTGCGGTTGGAGCCGGCGAGCATCCCGGTACCGCCTGAACCGCCGACGGCCGACCGGGACGCGCCGACCGGACACGACGGCCCCGCCGAGCACGACCGCGCGGCCGAAGCCCACGTCGTGGCATCGGTCGAGCCCCCCGCCGCGGCATCCGTCGAGCCGCGCGCGGCGCCCGGCGCGCCCGCGTTCCGCATCGGCACCGGCGAGCCGCGCCCGGTCACGGGCCCGGTGCTCATCGGCCGACGGCCGCACGCGCCGCGCGTCCCCGATCCTCGAGGCGTCGTCCCCGAGCTCGTCACCGTCGCGTCGCCGCGCGCCGTGGTGTCGGGCACGCACCTCGAGCTGCGCGTCGAGGGGACCCGCGTCGTGGCGACCGACCTGCGCTCCACGAACGGCACGATCGTGCGGAGTGCGGCGGGTGTGCGCCGCATGCGCGCGGGCGAGTCCATCGTGGTCGCACCGGGCACCCGCCTCGACCTCGGAGACGATACGATCATCGAGATCCTCCCCGCCCCCACCGCTCCACCCGAGTGA
- a CDS encoding aminobutyraldehyde dehydrogenase: protein MSSGTLLSTGTLRNFVGGEYVESQGDDALDLVDPATEEVYGSAPISTAGDLDLAYRAASDAFETWGETTPAQRQLALFRIADAMESRADEFADLESQDTGKPRASLVADEILQSVDQLRFFAGAARNLEGRSAAEYLAGHTSFVRREPIGVIGQVTPWNYPLNMAVWKVAPAIAAGNTVVLKPSDTTPLSTLKLAEVAAEFLPAGVLNVVTGDRGTGAALLEHPTPQMVAITGSVRAGMEVARAAASDLKRVHLELGGKAPAIVFPDTDLQAAAAGIVTAAYFNAGQDCTAATRVIVHESVHDAFVAALVAEASANARTGGPREDGVLFGPLNNANQLAHVSGFIDRLPVHADVALGGRRQGDRGYFWEATVVTGLRQDDEAVQREIFGPVLTVQSFRDDADALAMANGVDYALAASVWTGDHTRAMRFAKHLDFGCVWINAHIPFVSDMPHGGFKHSGYGKDLSNYGFEDYTRIKHVMSHIG, encoded by the coding sequence ATGAGCAGCGGCACCCTCCTCAGCACCGGCACCCTCCGGAACTTCGTCGGCGGCGAGTACGTGGAGTCGCAGGGCGACGACGCGCTCGACCTCGTCGACCCGGCGACCGAGGAGGTCTACGGCTCCGCGCCCATCTCCACCGCGGGCGACCTCGACCTCGCCTACCGCGCGGCGTCCGACGCGTTCGAGACGTGGGGGGAGACCACCCCGGCCCAGCGCCAGCTCGCGCTCTTCCGCATCGCCGACGCGATGGAGTCGCGCGCCGACGAGTTCGCCGACCTCGAGTCGCAGGACACGGGCAAGCCGCGCGCCTCGCTCGTCGCCGACGAGATCCTGCAGTCGGTCGACCAGCTCCGGTTCTTCGCGGGCGCCGCCCGCAACCTCGAGGGCCGGTCGGCCGCCGAGTACCTCGCCGGCCACACCTCGTTCGTGCGCCGGGAGCCGATCGGCGTCATCGGCCAGGTCACGCCGTGGAACTACCCGCTGAACATGGCCGTCTGGAAGGTCGCACCGGCCATCGCCGCCGGCAACACGGTCGTGCTGAAGCCGTCGGACACGACGCCCCTCTCGACGCTGAAGCTCGCCGAGGTCGCGGCCGAGTTCCTGCCCGCCGGCGTGCTCAACGTCGTCACCGGCGACCGCGGCACGGGTGCCGCGCTCCTCGAGCACCCCACGCCGCAGATGGTCGCGATCACGGGCTCGGTCCGCGCCGGCATGGAGGTCGCGCGCGCTGCGGCATCCGACCTCAAGCGGGTGCACCTCGAGCTCGGCGGCAAGGCGCCCGCGATCGTCTTCCCCGACACCGACCTGCAGGCCGCCGCGGCCGGCATCGTCACCGCCGCGTACTTCAACGCCGGCCAGGACTGCACGGCCGCGACGCGGGTCATCGTCCACGAGTCCGTGCACGACGCGTTCGTCGCCGCGCTCGTGGCCGAGGCCTCGGCCAACGCCCGCACGGGCGGCCCGCGCGAGGACGGCGTCCTCTTCGGCCCGCTCAACAACGCGAACCAGCTCGCGCACGTGTCGGGCTTCATCGACCGCCTGCCGGTCCACGCAGACGTCGCCCTCGGCGGCCGCCGCCAGGGCGACCGCGGCTACTTCTGGGAGGCGACCGTCGTGACCGGGCTCCGCCAGGACGACGAGGCCGTGCAGCGCGAGATCTTCGGCCCGGTGCTCACCGTGCAGTCGTTCCGCGACGACGCCGATGCGCTCGCCATGGCCAACGGCGTCGACTACGCGCTCGCGGCATCCGTCTGGACCGGCGACCACACGCGGGCGATGCGGTTCGCGAAGCACCTCGACTTCGGCTGCGTCTGGATCAACGCGCACATCCCGTTCGTGTCCGACATGCCGCACGGCGGCTTCAAGCACTCGGGCTACGGCAAGGACCTCTCCAACTACGGCTTCGAGGACTACACGCGCATCAAGCACGTGATGAGCCACATCGGCTGA